One Anaerolineales bacterium DNA segment encodes these proteins:
- a CDS encoding DUF4956 domain-containing protein: MAQEAGWQESFDDPHLPGWEHSPEAIVVDGILRIGPGNFAARMGGWADFDLTVKVRFSGPGETVILYREADRGGYALRILVSDMVLFREIRPDQQRELDRSAGWTPSEGAWMDFRITVQQGRHSIAVDGNEILSAEDPEPLDPGIIVFASHGERTTEVDEISLAILHSEGGGEPPVGSEGQTAVLPTATPEPTAAPNALQELWAEVTAGQGAPLETGVFAVNLLLSVVFSFLLSRVYIYWGSSLSNRRKFAANFMLVTVTTTFIILVVRSSVALSLGLVGALSIIRFRTAVKEPEELAYLFFAISLGIGLGDNQRLVTLLSFMVVVLLIGLARLLRQTQADINLHLTVSSREPGKIGMSRVREVLEKHCAKLRLIRYDENPDQAETSFVVEFRHISDLEQARASLRELSPEMEISFLDNKGIW, from the coding sequence TTGGCCCAGGAAGCAGGATGGCAGGAATCCTTTGACGACCCGCATCTGCCGGGGTGGGAGCATTCGCCGGAGGCAATCGTCGTCGACGGAATCCTGCGCATCGGCCCGGGGAATTTCGCGGCCCGCATGGGAGGATGGGCGGATTTCGATCTAACGGTAAAAGTGAGATTCTCCGGACCCGGCGAGACCGTAATTCTCTACCGCGAAGCCGACCGGGGGGGCTACGCACTGAGGATTCTCGTCAGCGACATGGTTCTCTTCCGGGAAATCCGGCCGGATCAACAGCGGGAATTGGACCGGTCCGCGGGATGGACGCCGTCGGAAGGCGCATGGATGGATTTCCGCATCACGGTCCAACAGGGCAGGCACTCCATCGCCGTAGACGGGAACGAAATCCTTTCGGCCGAAGACCCCGAACCGCTTGATCCGGGCATCATCGTTTTCGCCTCGCACGGTGAACGAACGACCGAAGTGGACGAGATATCTCTGGCGATTTTGCATTCGGAAGGGGGCGGGGAGCCGCCCGTCGGTTCCGAAGGCCAAACCGCGGTTCTGCCGACCGCGACGCCGGAACCGACGGCCGCCCCGAACGCATTGCAGGAATTGTGGGCGGAGGTCACCGCTGGCCAGGGGGCTCCACTCGAGACGGGAGTGTTTGCGGTTAACCTGCTGTTGTCCGTGGTTTTTTCTTTTCTCCTCAGCCGGGTTTACATCTATTGGGGATCCTCCCTTTCCAACCGGAGAAAATTCGCCGCCAACTTCATGCTGGTGACCGTGACGACCACGTTCATCATCCTGGTGGTTCGGTCCTCCGTGGCCCTCTCGCTAGGCTTGGTCGGAGCGCTTTCGATCATCCGGTTCCGCACGGCGGTCAAGGAGCCGGAGGAGCTGGCGTACCTGTTCTTCGCCATCAGTCTGGGAATCGGATTGGGGGACAACCAGCGCTTGGTCACTCTCTTAAGTTTTATGGTGGTGGTCCTGCTGATCGGCCTGGCGCGATTGTTGCGGCAAACGCAGGCGGATATCAACCTGCATCTGACCGTTTCCAGCCGTGAGCCCGGAAAAATCGGAATGAGCCGGGTCCGCGAGGTGCTTGAGAAGCACTGCGCCAAACTCCGGCTGATCCGATACGACGAGAATCCCGATCAGGCCGAGACATCGTTCGTCGTGGAATTCCGCCATATTTCGGATCTCGAGCAGGCGCGCGCTTCCCTGCGGGAACTCTCGCCGGAGATGGAGATTTCCTTTCTCGACAACAAGGGGATTTGGTAG